One segment of Cydia fagiglandana chromosome 12, ilCydFagi1.1, whole genome shotgun sequence DNA contains the following:
- the LOC134669282 gene encoding gastric triacylglycerol lipase-like produces the protein MHLYCIFILLCVLFCDLHKCKASTSNDSQSYFTEASESALSEDGRLNFTELAIKYGQFVEQYDVTTEDGYILTIFHVAKDLNTPNKPILLFHGIIDSSDTFLIRGNNSWVVNMGEAGYGVWVGNNRGNLYGRRHITLNPDTDQEFWDYSLHEIGYYDLAATIDFVREKAKCDSILTVGHSQGTSAHFVLTSLRPEYNDKISLFIALAPVAYLNYLEPPVSIAAGAGPIITMLLRSLNINELLRNHSVATDLVTSLCTNSVLSYLRCGFGTLFPFAGFDPAGLEEEFLTGVVFGHYPRTTSRKSLEHYNQIALRRQFAQYDYGFFMNLINYGRIYPPEYDLTAVTAKIALFVGSADGVSKVKDVVRLGNTLPNVVHFEVMELERWNHVDFVWGKDIMSEYLYPTVLELLKTYE, from the coding sequence ATGCATCTTTACTGTATCTTCATCCTACTGTGCGTACTTTTTTGTGACTTGCATAAATGCAAGGCAAGCACCAGTAATGATTCGCAATCATATTTCACCGAGGCCTCAGAATCGGCATTATCTGAAGATGGAAGGCTTAATTTCACTGAATTAGCGATCAAATATGGCCAGTTCGTTGAACAATACGATGTGACAACTGAAGATGGCTACATCCTCACAATCTTTCATGTTGCTAAAGATCTTAATACTCCCAATAAGCCCATACTGCTCTTCCATGGTATAATAGATTCATCAGACACATTTTTAATAAGAGGAAACAACTCATGGGTTGTCAATATGGGTGAGGCTGGCTATGGAGTTTGGGTTGGTAATAACAGAGGAAATTTATACGGCCGAAGACACATCACTTTAAATCCTGACACAGATCAGGAGTTCTGGGACTACAGCTTACACGAAATCGGTTATTACGATCTCGCTGCTACTATTGATTTTGTGCGCGAAAAGGCCAAATGTGACAGCATTTTAACCGTCGGCCATTCTCAGGGAACTTCTGCACATTTTGTACTCACTTCATTGAGACCAGAGTATAATGATAAGATATCATTGTTCATCGCCTTAGCACCCGTAGCTTATCTAAACTATTTGGAGCCACCAGTATCAATTGCAGCAGGTGCGGGACCGATTATCACAATGCTTTTAAGATCACTAAACATTAATGAATTACTAAGAAACCATAGTGTAGCAACTGATCTTGTTACTTCGTTATGCACCAATAGTGTACTCAGTTATCTTCGATGTGGTTTTGGAACGCTCTTCCCGTTTGCTGGGTTTGATCCTGCAGGGCTTGAGGAAGAGTTTTTAACGGGAGTTGTCTTTGGACATTATCCAAGAACGACATCAAGAAAGAGCTTGGAACATTATAATCAGATTGCGTTGAGGCGTCAGTTTGCTCAGTACGATTACGGATTTTTTATGAATCTGATAAATTATGGGCGTATATATCCGCCAGAGTATGACCTGACAGCCGTGACTGCCAAGATTGCTTTGTTCGTGGGTAGTGCTGATGGAGTATCTAAGGTAAAAGATGTGGTACGCCTGGGGAACACACTTCCTAACGTGGTGCACTTTGAGGTGATGGAACTGGAACGCTGGAATCATGTAGACTTCGTGTGGGGAAAAGACATCATGTCAGAATACCTTTACCCTACCGTTTTAGAGCTCCTGAAAACTTATGAGTAA